The Nitrospira sp. genome has a segment encoding these proteins:
- a CDS encoding KamA family radical SAM protein → MEDWRQVLAKSIVKPKDLAERFGLDEKEVEAIVGPYPLRITPTVLETIKSKDDPIWKQVVPDAAELDDIAADDDPLEEDLMSPVPHLVHRYPDRVLLMVTNQCPIYCRFCTRKRLVGKPGFLKKGELDRAIEYIREHKEVRDVILSGGDPLLLPDHLLERVLRGLRTIPHLEIIRIGSRVPGTLPQRITSQLCDMVKKYHPVYMNLHFNHPDELTPEVKAACGRLADAGIPLGAQTVLLKGVNDDPEIMKRLVHQLLLARVKPYYLYQADLTKGTNHFRTTVETGLNIIQALQGHTSGMAVPHFVIDAPGGGGKIPLLPDNYVVHLDEDGAILRNYEDKTFHYPQPKSDSRRELPMIGVRSSLDGSEAAYAACGDSYPDRDGYAAWGNSCGGDVDDL, encoded by the coding sequence ATGGAAGACTGGAGACAAGTCCTGGCAAAGAGCATCGTGAAGCCCAAGGACTTGGCCGAACGGTTCGGCCTCGATGAAAAAGAGGTCGAAGCGATCGTCGGCCCTTATCCCCTGCGGATTACCCCGACCGTACTCGAGACGATCAAATCGAAGGATGACCCGATCTGGAAGCAGGTGGTGCCCGACGCGGCGGAGTTGGACGATATCGCGGCCGACGACGATCCTTTAGAAGAAGACCTCATGAGCCCGGTGCCGCACCTCGTGCACCGCTACCCAGATCGGGTGCTGCTGATGGTCACGAACCAATGTCCGATCTATTGTCGGTTTTGCACCAGAAAGCGTCTGGTCGGGAAGCCCGGATTTCTCAAGAAGGGCGAGCTGGACCGCGCGATCGAATATATCCGCGAGCACAAAGAGGTGCGCGATGTGATCCTCTCTGGAGGCGACCCGTTGCTGCTTCCTGACCATCTCCTCGAACGTGTGCTCAGGGGTCTTCGCACGATTCCTCACTTGGAGATCATCCGCATCGGATCGAGGGTTCCGGGAACCTTGCCGCAACGCATCACATCCCAACTCTGTGACATGGTGAAAAAGTACCATCCCGTTTACATGAACCTGCATTTCAATCACCCGGACGAGCTGACGCCAGAAGTGAAAGCCGCTTGCGGCCGACTCGCGGATGCCGGCATTCCACTCGGCGCCCAAACGGTTCTCCTCAAAGGCGTGAATGATGATCCGGAAATCATGAAGCGCCTCGTCCATCAACTGCTCCTTGCGCGGGTGAAGCCCTATTACCTCTATCAGGCTGACTTGACCAAGGGAACGAATCATTTCCGGACGACCGTCGAAACGGGCCTGAACATCATTCAGGCGCTCCAAGGCCACACGAGCGGAATGGCCGTGCCCCACTTCGTGATCGATGCGCCGGGCGGCGGCGGTAAGATCCCGTTGCTGCCCGACAACTACGTGGTCCATCTGGATGAGGATGGGGCGATTCTCCGGAATTATGAGGATAAGACCTTCCACTATCCCCAGCCAAAGTCCGATAGTCGGCGGGAGCTTCCGATGATCGGTGTACGCTCCTCGCTCGATGGTTCAGAAGCAGCCTATGCGGCTTGCGGTGACAGCTACCCCGATCGCGACGGCTACGCCGCCTGGGGTAACAGCTGCGGCGGAGATGTGGACGACCTGTGA
- a CDS encoding phosphatidylglycerol lysyltransferase domain-containing protein yields MTVDSKQAIRVLPQLVPNAACFRCDVCCRFPEADSFLRPYFTHLEISDAVAQGVPESFFPNKSGSQVDLVENPIGEGYLCPAFDSKSGLCGIYDVRPLDCRLYPLALMWDASGRVVQLGWDSKCPFVRDSPSSAIREYGDRVATFLADEAIVEAIAAHPRLIGRFQEDVVVLKALPHLTVRLGPKPVDPQLRPLRLQDAAGFAKALERAQVIGHDTPAAFAFPYHYIWTSLLPYWWMESDHTLFLFAESPDGWFMPLPPLGAGPLDQAVEEAFALMRSWNGPSPVSRIENVMESQRRLLESDRIQFRRKEGDYLYPVAALVALAGDRYKSQRALCNRVARERAITSEPYRAEHQAGCALLYRRWAEQKRRSNLDQMGKLLLEDAEMAHALVFQEHERIGLSGTIVRVNGDIAAYTFGYRLTPLTWCILLEVADRSIPGLAQWVFRDTCRTAMAQGAASVNVMDHAGLPGLRAAKSAYHPTALLDTWTITRTTT; encoded by the coding sequence ATGACGGTAGATTCCAAACAGGCAATAAGGGTTCTGCCTCAGCTGGTTCCGAATGCAGCCTGTTTTCGTTGTGATGTCTGTTGTCGTTTTCCGGAAGCCGACAGCTTTCTTCGCCCATACTTTACGCATCTGGAAATCAGCGATGCCGTGGCACAAGGAGTTCCCGAGTCGTTTTTTCCCAACAAGTCCGGCTCGCAGGTCGATCTTGTCGAGAATCCAATCGGCGAAGGGTATCTCTGTCCTGCGTTTGATTCGAAGTCAGGCCTTTGTGGAATTTACGACGTTCGTCCATTGGATTGTCGGCTGTACCCGTTGGCGTTGATGTGGGACGCGTCGGGTCGAGTAGTCCAGCTTGGTTGGGATTCCAAGTGCCCATTCGTCCGCGACTCGCCCTCAAGTGCAATTCGCGAGTATGGGGACCGTGTCGCCACCTTCCTTGCGGATGAGGCGATCGTGGAAGCGATTGCGGCACATCCTCGCCTCATCGGTCGTTTTCAGGAGGATGTGGTCGTTCTCAAGGCGCTCCCGCACCTGACGGTTCGCCTTGGTCCTAAGCCGGTGGATCCTCAGCTCCGTCCGCTGAGGTTGCAGGACGCAGCCGGTTTCGCAAAGGCGCTCGAGCGTGCGCAAGTGATCGGTCATGACACGCCGGCCGCATTTGCGTTTCCCTACCACTATATATGGACATCGTTGCTTCCCTACTGGTGGATGGAGTCTGATCACACGTTGTTTCTTTTTGCCGAGTCTCCGGACGGATGGTTCATGCCGCTTCCACCGCTCGGAGCCGGACCGCTGGATCAGGCGGTGGAGGAAGCATTCGCGCTGATGCGGTCGTGGAACGGGCCGTCGCCGGTGAGTCGCATCGAAAACGTGATGGAGTCCCAAAGACGACTGTTGGAGAGCGACAGGATCCAATTCCGTCGGAAAGAAGGAGACTATCTCTACCCCGTCGCTGCTCTGGTTGCCTTGGCAGGAGACCGCTACAAATCCCAACGGGCGCTCTGCAATCGTGTGGCCCGAGAACGGGCGATCACGAGCGAACCGTATCGCGCTGAGCATCAAGCCGGCTGCGCGCTTCTGTATCGACGGTGGGCCGAGCAGAAACGGCGGAGCAACCTCGATCAGATGGGGAAGCTGCTTCTGGAGGATGCAGAAATGGCCCATGCCCTCGTCTTTCAAGAGCATGAACGGATCGGCTTGTCGGGTACGATCGTGAGAGTCAACGGTGACATCGCCGCCTATACCTTCGGCTACCGGTTGACTCCCCTGACCTGGTGCATCCTGTTGGAGGTCGCGGATCGTTCCATCCCCGGTCTGGCTCAGTGGGTCTTCCGCGACACCTGTCGAACTGCCATGGCGCAAGGGGCGGCCTCTGTCAATGTCATGGATCATGCAGGTCTTCCGGGACTCCGTGCTGCCAAGTCGGCCTACCATCCAACCGCACTCCTCGATACCTGGACAATCACAAGGACGACCACATGA
- a CDS encoding glutathione S-transferase N-terminal domain-containing protein — protein sequence MTLFHVDWCPDCQEVRQKLTDLGLTYEAVVVPDSRRMRTQVYEVSGQYYVPVLKDGDLVLTETDDILAYLNERYGADRAGAEVATEFQSQARATPDALDKDDEHPSCRIN from the coding sequence GTGACTCTTTTCCATGTCGACTGGTGCCCTGACTGTCAGGAGGTCCGCCAAAAACTGACTGATTTGGGACTGACGTACGAAGCGGTCGTCGTGCCCGACAGCAGGCGAATGCGCACGCAGGTCTACGAGGTATCCGGCCAATACTATGTGCCGGTCCTCAAGGACGGCGATCTCGTTCTGACGGAGACCGACGACATTCTGGCCTATCTGAACGAGCGATATGGTGCCGACCGTGCGGGGGCCGAGGTGGCAACCGAGTTTCAGTCGCAAGCCCGCGCCACGCCCGATGCGTTAGACAAAGACGACGAACACCCATCTTGCCGAATTAATTGA